The following are encoded in a window of Amaranthus tricolor cultivar Red isolate AtriRed21 chromosome 2, ASM2621246v1, whole genome shotgun sequence genomic DNA:
- the LOC130806895 gene encoding uncharacterized protein LOC130806895 isoform X1 — MRKKLDTRFPAARIKKIMQADEDVGKIAMAVPVLVSKALELFLQDLCDRTYDVTLQRGAKTMSSLHLKHCIHSFSMFDFLKDVVSKVPDYGQSDANADDRSATKRRKSAVDEYHDSDEESKKSRMQQETSHASSSGRGRGRGRGRGRGRGRPPLERDPQPHHEMETKLSPSFEPSNRPIPIQVPNVEDDPNKFDPMKESPVVGDGEDPTVHKFDLNAEVAENLEMAQPAVATEDVVAAPVEPPPESKNEELVSEVDGMAIDPLQIAQFNSRIDEDEDYDEE, encoded by the exons ATGAGGAAGAAGCTCGATACTCGTTTCCCAGCT GCtcgaataaaaaaaatcatgcaAGCTGATGAAGATGTTGGGAAGATAGCAATGGCAGTTCCAGTTTTAGTAT CTAAGGCATTGGAACTGTTTTTGCAAGACCTTTGTGATCGTACTTATGATGTAACTCTTCAAAGAGGAGCCAAGACTATGAGTTCTCTTCATCT AAAGCATTGCATACATAGCTTCAGCATGTTTGATTTTCTTAAGGATGTGGTGAGCAAAGTTCCTGATTATGGTCAATCTGATGCTAATGCAGATGATCGGTCTGCTACCAAGAGAAG AAAATCTGCTGTTGATGAGTATCACGACAGCGATGAAGAGTCGAAGAAAAGCCGGATG CAGCAAGAAACAAGCCATGCCAGCAGCAGCGGTAGGGGACGAGGCCGAGGCCGAGGGAGAGGCCGTGGACGGGGAAGGCCTCCTTTAGAAAGAGATCCGCAACCTCACCATGAGATGGAAACTAAACTATCACCATCGTTTGAGCCTAGCAACCGACCCATCCCTATCCAAGTACCCAACGTAGAAGATGATCCTAATAAGTTTGACCCAATGAAGGAAAGCCCCGTTGTAGGTGATGGTGAGGACCCGACAGTCCATAAATTTGATTTGAATGCTGAAGTAGCCGAAAATCTGGAGATGGCACAACCCGCTGTAGCAACAGAAGATGTTGTTGCTGCACCGGTTGAGCCCCCACCTGAAAGCAAGAACGAGGAGTTAGTCTCGGAAGTTGATGGGATGGCTATCGACCCACTTCAGATAGCGCAATTTAACTCGAGAATAGATGAAGACGAGGACTATGATGAAGAGTAG
- the LOC130806895 gene encoding uncharacterized protein LOC130806895 isoform X2, whose translation MRKKLDTRFPAARIKKIMQADEDVGKIAMAVPVLVSKALELFLQDLCDRTYDVTLQRGAKTMSSLHLKHCIHSFSMFDFLKDVVSKVPDYGQSDANADDRSATKRRKSAVDEYHDSDEESKKSRMQETSHASSSGRGRGRGRGRGRGRGRPPLERDPQPHHEMETKLSPSFEPSNRPIPIQVPNVEDDPNKFDPMKESPVVGDGEDPTVHKFDLNAEVAENLEMAQPAVATEDVVAAPVEPPPESKNEELVSEVDGMAIDPLQIAQFNSRIDEDEDYDEE comes from the exons ATGAGGAAGAAGCTCGATACTCGTTTCCCAGCT GCtcgaataaaaaaaatcatgcaAGCTGATGAAGATGTTGGGAAGATAGCAATGGCAGTTCCAGTTTTAGTAT CTAAGGCATTGGAACTGTTTTTGCAAGACCTTTGTGATCGTACTTATGATGTAACTCTTCAAAGAGGAGCCAAGACTATGAGTTCTCTTCATCT AAAGCATTGCATACATAGCTTCAGCATGTTTGATTTTCTTAAGGATGTGGTGAGCAAAGTTCCTGATTATGGTCAATCTGATGCTAATGCAGATGATCGGTCTGCTACCAAGAGAAG AAAATCTGCTGTTGATGAGTATCACGACAGCGATGAAGAGTCGAAGAAAAGCCGGATG CAAGAAACAAGCCATGCCAGCAGCAGCGGTAGGGGACGAGGCCGAGGCCGAGGGAGAGGCCGTGGACGGGGAAGGCCTCCTTTAGAAAGAGATCCGCAACCTCACCATGAGATGGAAACTAAACTATCACCATCGTTTGAGCCTAGCAACCGACCCATCCCTATCCAAGTACCCAACGTAGAAGATGATCCTAATAAGTTTGACCCAATGAAGGAAAGCCCCGTTGTAGGTGATGGTGAGGACCCGACAGTCCATAAATTTGATTTGAATGCTGAAGTAGCCGAAAATCTGGAGATGGCACAACCCGCTGTAGCAACAGAAGATGTTGTTGCTGCACCGGTTGAGCCCCCACCTGAAAGCAAGAACGAGGAGTTAGTCTCGGAAGTTGATGGGATGGCTATCGACCCACTTCAGATAGCGCAATTTAACTCGAGAATAGATGAAGACGAGGACTATGATGAAGAGTAG